The following are encoded in a window of Prochlorococcus marinus str. MIT 1013 genomic DNA:
- a CDS encoding DUF3303 domain-containing protein, whose amino-acid sequence MQLYVVTWKFESSEDQNYSSEAFVDYVESGKSADLIDGYERIAWAHTPQDGTGVIICRASSASILFKVFGSWRDKFGMTWEYKPALTTEEFVNLIKEQ is encoded by the coding sequence ATGCAGTTGTATGTAGTTACTTGGAAGTTCGAATCATCTGAAGATCAAAATTATTCATCGGAAGCATTTGTAGATTATGTTGAAAGTGGAAAATCTGCGGATCTTATTGATGGCTATGAGAGGATTGCATGGGCTCATACGCCACAAGATGGAACAGGAGTTATCATTTGTAGGGCCTCAAGTGCATCAATTTTATTTAAGGTTTTTGGATCCTGGAGAGATAAATTCGGAATGACTTGGGAGTATAAACCTGCCTTAACTACTGAAGAGTTTGTTAATTTAATAAAAGAACAATAG